One genomic region from Thalassotalea sp. PS06 encodes:
- the lptD gene encoding LPS assembly protein LptD: protein MPSSRIAVLLTAVSVPVFAQESNNLALSGDFIQCPLPEVVPIELKEDLSQRFDSIVIESKSSETVADKATKFSGGVKLAYEDKRIVADEILIDRDAGKIRTAGDTKFQDGNITIQSSQLEADNAKNSVVMSNSNYQLGLSPGRGAADQLKITEQGVILEDASFTSCLGETPDWQISASEIDLSTEDNTGSAYNTVFRVKDIPVMYLPYFTFPLTNERKTGFLYPQISSSSKSGFELGLPFYWNIRENMDATITPYYMSKRGTQLRSQFRYLFGEQFGQVDFEYLGSDSELSSNDERYLGRYQHMGTFAENFRVFVDYSDISDDNYLVDLESDQFSSTDAYLWRIGELSYFAENWQTSMKVQGLKVLGDREDSYQTIPQLDFQAYQPLGFLNSSFNVFGEYTRFEISDPTKPEADRFHVEAGFALPYTMPGWFVNTDLRLMHTQYQQHNIDNNPLLDEDVSRTLPKARIHAGLRFDRFANYFKQNFVQTLEPQLQYLYIPDEDQSMIANYDTTPLQDDFDGLFRDRRFSGLDRIAQANQISWGLTSRLLDESNTELFHLSLGQIVYFNDSNIALNEDNEPESESALAADLFLQLTERWQFRGDIQYDTEQNSTEKSQLTIDYRKNERNLVQLNHHYIRNLSGNEIEQVSALTSFPLSRHWQFIGHVTEDLVRSRSLEAYAGLQYESCCWAVRVAYHRNINTNLDEQDFLAEDRDAFDTGVSLQFVLKGLGGDQKPLAIDDMLRSGLFGYKRPYFLSN, encoded by the coding sequence ATGCCAAGCTCCCGTATTGCTGTATTGTTAACCGCTGTTAGCGTACCCGTGTTTGCCCAGGAATCCAATAACCTGGCGCTGTCTGGCGACTTCATTCAATGTCCTTTACCCGAAGTAGTTCCAATTGAGCTTAAAGAAGATTTAAGCCAACGTTTTGATTCCATCGTTATCGAATCGAAATCTTCAGAAACCGTCGCCGACAAAGCGACCAAATTTTCCGGTGGCGTGAAACTCGCTTACGAAGATAAACGCATTGTCGCCGACGAAATATTGATCGACCGCGACGCCGGAAAGATTCGCACCGCCGGTGATACCAAATTTCAGGATGGTAATATCACCATCCAATCGAGCCAGCTAGAAGCTGACAATGCCAAGAATTCGGTGGTGATGAGCAATTCCAATTATCAGCTGGGGTTGTCCCCAGGCCGTGGCGCCGCTGATCAATTAAAAATTACCGAACAAGGTGTAATCCTCGAAGATGCAAGTTTCACTTCATGTTTGGGAGAGACACCAGATTGGCAAATTTCCGCCAGTGAAATCGATTTATCGACAGAAGACAATACCGGTAGTGCCTACAACACGGTCTTTCGGGTAAAAGATATTCCGGTAATGTACTTACCTTACTTCACCTTCCCACTTACCAATGAACGTAAGACTGGTTTTTTATATCCACAAATATCCTCCTCCAGTAAATCCGGGTTTGAATTAGGTTTGCCGTTTTATTGGAATATTCGCGAGAATATGGACGCCACGATTACGCCATATTATATGTCCAAGCGTGGAACCCAGTTACGAAGCCAGTTTCGTTATTTATTTGGTGAGCAATTTGGTCAGGTAGATTTTGAATATCTGGGCTCTGACAGCGAACTATCCAGTAACGATGAACGTTACCTAGGTCGTTATCAACACATGGGAACTTTTGCCGAAAACTTTCGGGTATTTGTCGATTACAGTGACATCAGTGATGACAACTATCTGGTCGATTTAGAAAGTGATCAATTTTCTTCTACCGATGCCTATTTGTGGCGTATCGGTGAGTTATCCTATTTTGCTGAGAACTGGCAAACGAGCATGAAAGTACAGGGGCTGAAAGTATTGGGTGATCGCGAGGACAGTTATCAAACGATCCCGCAATTGGATTTTCAGGCTTATCAACCGCTTGGATTTTTGAATAGCTCATTTAATGTATTTGGCGAATATACCCGGTTTGAGATCAGTGATCCGACTAAACCAGAAGCGGATCGTTTCCACGTTGAAGCGGGGTTTGCGCTTCCTTACACTATGCCAGGTTGGTTCGTAAATACCGATTTGCGGTTGATGCATACCCAGTATCAGCAACACAATATCGACAATAACCCTCTGTTGGACGAAGATGTCAGCCGGACACTTCCAAAAGCCCGCATCCATGCAGGGTTAAGATTTGACCGTTTTGCCAATTACTTCAAACAGAACTTTGTGCAAACCCTAGAGCCGCAATTGCAGTACCTGTATATACCGGACGAAGATCAGTCGATGATCGCCAATTACGATACCACGCCATTGCAGGATGATTTTGACGGACTGTTTCGAGACCGACGTTTTTCCGGTTTAGACCGAATCGCTCAGGCCAATCAGATTTCCTGGGGTTTGACATCACGCCTTTTAGATGAATCAAACACGGAACTTTTCCACCTTAGCCTGGGTCAAATCGTCTACTTCAACGATAGCAATATCGCGTTGAACGAAGACAATGAGCCAGAAAGCGAGTCTGCTTTAGCCGCAGATTTATTCCTTCAGTTGACCGAACGTTGGCAATTTCGTGGTGATATTCAGTATGACACTGAGCAAAATAGTACCGAAAAAAGTCAGCTAACTATTGATTATCGTAAAAATGAACGTAATCTGGTGCAACTGAACCATCATTACATCCGAAATTTATCGGGTAATGAGATCGAACAAGTCTCTGCATTGACCAGTTTTCCGTTGAGCCGCCATTGGCAGTTTATCGGTCATGTCACCGAAGATTTGGTACGTAGTCGCTCTTTGGAAGCCTATGCAGGCCTGCAATACGAGAGTTGCTGTTGGGCGGTACGCGTTGCCTACCACCGTAATATCAATACCAACCTTGACGAACAGGACTTTTTGGCCGAAGATCGCGATGCCTTTGATACTGGGGTTTCCCTGCAATTTGTGCTCAAAGGTTT